One region of Clostridiales bacterium genomic DNA includes:
- a CDS encoding GNAT family N-acetyltransferase gives MGQSVDLRVLTAEEFEPFRQRNIARYAQELLFARATDTEEHALTEAQGALDEMLPQGAETPRNYLLAAESGGETVGELWCDTTEPETVFINDFFVYPACRGHGWGNAMLRAVEELAAAQSFEQIVTHVYHTNRIALAMFESAGFTQIGPPKGGNIFLRKRYMRSPFLA, from the coding sequence ATGGGACAAAGTGTAGATCTCCGCGTGCTCACGGCGGAGGAATTCGAGCCGTTCCGGCAGCGCAATATCGCGCGCTACGCGCAGGAGCTGCTCTTCGCCCGCGCCACGGACACAGAGGAGCACGCGCTCACCGAGGCGCAGGGCGCGCTCGACGAGATGCTGCCGCAGGGCGCGGAAACGCCGCGCAACTACCTGCTCGCGGCCGAGTCCGGCGGTGAGACCGTCGGCGAGCTCTGGTGCGACACGACCGAGCCGGAGACGGTGTTCATCAACGACTTTTTCGTCTATCCGGCCTGCCGCGGCCACGGCTGGGGCAATGCGATGCTCCGCGCCGTGGAGGAACTGGCGGCCGCGCAGTCGTTCGAGCAGATCGTCACGCACGTGTATCACACCAACCGCATCGCGCTGGCCATGTTCGAGTCGGCTGGCTTCACGCAGATCGGCCCGCCGAAGGGCGGCAACATCTTTCTGCGCAAGCGGTATATGCGCTCGCCGTTTCTGGCGTAA
- a CDS encoding IMP dehydrogenase → MAYFFSGQSHTFNEYLLVPGYSSSECIPDNVSLRTPLTRFRAGEEPALSLNVPMVSAVMQSVSGDRLAVALAQEGGVSFLYGSQSIEDEAAMVARVKSYKAGFVRSDSNISPDATLSDILALREQTGHSTVAVTEDGTADGRLVGIVTSRDYRVSRMAPETPVRAFMTPREKMITAPDGTSLKEANNIIWEHKLNSLPIVNDEGRLCAFVFRKDYDLHKQKPNELLDSQKRYLVGAGINTRDYAERVPALVDAGVDVLVIDSSEGYSEWQKRTIEWIRERYGDSVKVGAGNVVDADGFRFLADCGADFVKVGIGGGSICITRETKGIGRGQATAVIEVCRARDEYFRETGIYVPVCSDGGIVHDHHITLALAMGADFVMLGRYFARFDESPSNKVNVNGTLMKEYWGEGSNRARNWQRYDLGGSKKLSFEEGVDSYVPYAGKLSDNVQQTLAKVRSTMCNCGALTIRELQEKARLTLVSSVSIVEGGAHDVVLKTSNKPV, encoded by the coding sequence ATGGCTTACTTCTTTTCCGGCCAGTCGCACACGTTCAATGAGTATCTGTTGGTGCCCGGCTACTCGTCGAGCGAGTGCATCCCGGACAACGTTTCTCTGCGCACGCCGCTGACGCGCTTTCGCGCGGGCGAGGAACCGGCCCTGTCGCTGAACGTGCCGATGGTCTCGGCCGTGATGCAGTCCGTGTCCGGCGACCGGCTGGCCGTCGCGCTGGCGCAGGAGGGCGGCGTGTCGTTCCTGTACGGCTCGCAGTCGATCGAGGACGAGGCCGCGATGGTCGCCCGCGTCAAGAGCTACAAGGCGGGCTTTGTGCGCAGCGACTCGAACATCAGCCCCGACGCGACGCTTTCGGACATTCTGGCCCTGCGCGAGCAGACCGGCCACTCCACCGTCGCCGTCACCGAGGACGGCACGGCCGACGGCCGCCTGGTCGGCATCGTCACGAGCCGCGACTACCGTGTGAGCCGCATGGCGCCCGAGACGCCGGTGCGCGCATTCATGACGCCGCGCGAGAAGATGATCACCGCGCCCGACGGCACGTCCCTGAAGGAAGCCAACAACATCATCTGGGAGCACAAGCTCAACTCTCTGCCCATCGTCAACGACGAGGGCCGCCTGTGTGCGTTCGTGTTCCGCAAGGACTATGACCTCCACAAGCAGAAACCGAACGAACTGCTCGACAGTCAGAAGCGCTACCTCGTCGGCGCGGGCATCAACACCCGCGACTATGCCGAGCGCGTGCCCGCGCTGGTCGACGCCGGTGTGGACGTGCTCGTGATCGACTCGTCCGAGGGCTACTCCGAGTGGCAGAAGCGCACCATCGAGTGGATCCGCGAGCGCTACGGCGACAGCGTCAAGGTCGGCGCCGGCAACGTCGTGGACGCGGACGGCTTCCGCTTCCTGGCCGACTGCGGCGCGGACTTCGTGAAGGTCGGCATCGGCGGCGGCTCGATCTGCATCACGCGCGAGACCAAGGGCATCGGCCGCGGCCAGGCGACCGCCGTCATCGAGGTCTGCCGCGCACGCGACGAGTACTTCCGCGAGACCGGCATCTACGTGCCCGTCTGCTCCGACGGCGGCATCGTGCATGATCACCACATCACGCTCGCGCTGGCCATGGGCGCGGACTTCGTGATGCTCGGCCGCTACTTCGCCCGCTTCGACGAGAGCCCGTCGAACAAGGTCAATGTCAACGGCACGCTCATGAAAGAGTACTGGGGCGAGGGCTCCAACCGCGCGCGCAACTGGCAGCGCTATGACCTCGGCGGCAGCAAGAAGCTGTCCTTCGAGGAGGGCGTGGACTCCTACGTGCCCTACGCCGGCAAGCTCTCCGATAACGTCCAGCAGACGCTGGCAAAGGTCCGCTCGACCATGTGCAACTGCGGTGCACTGACCATCCGCGAGCTGCAGGAAAAGGCGCGGCTGACGCTCGTGTCCTCGGTGAGCATCGTCGAGGGCGGCGCGCACGACGTCGTGCTCAAGACCTCGAACAAGCCCGTGTGA
- a CDS encoding hydrolase, with amino-acid sequence MYEEKIIPPKKSMPQAVDGTLRKFALRVPEVIYQCSGIMIFGKRIKSLVFSTDLSIIKNVNADAIIAVYPFTPQPIITQALLLAADIPVFAGVGGGLTQGQRVVNLAMFAEMQGATGVVLNAPTASTVVSHVAETIDIPVVLTVARADTDFDERIRAGADIFNVSAAAETPAVVRRIREQHPDVPIIATGGPTDESILETIKAGANAITWTPPSNGEIFRDIMAAYRENKPHP; translated from the coding sequence ATGTACGAAGAAAAAATAATCCCACCGAAAAAGTCCATGCCGCAGGCCGTGGACGGCACGCTGCGCAAGTTTGCCCTGCGCGTGCCGGAGGTCATCTATCAGTGCAGCGGCATCATGATTTTTGGCAAGCGTATCAAGTCGCTCGTGTTCTCGACCGACCTGTCCATCATCAAAAACGTGAACGCGGACGCCATCATCGCGGTCTACCCGTTCACGCCGCAGCCGATCATCACGCAGGCGCTGCTGCTCGCGGCCGATATCCCGGTGTTTGCCGGCGTCGGTGGCGGCCTCACGCAGGGCCAGCGCGTGGTCAACCTCGCCATGTTCGCCGAGATGCAGGGTGCGACCGGCGTCGTGCTCAACGCGCCGACGGCCAGCACCGTCGTCTCGCACGTGGCCGAGACGATCGACATCCCCGTCGTGCTCACGGTCGCGCGCGCGGACACCGACTTTGACGAGCGCATCCGCGCCGGCGCGGACATCTTCAACGTTTCCGCCGCAGCGGAGACGCCTGCCGTCGTGCGCCGCATCCGCGAGCAGCACCCCGACGTGCCCATCATTGCGACCGGCGGCCCGACGGATGAGAGCATCCTCGAGACCATCAAAGCAGGCGCCAACGCTATCACGTGGACGCCGCCGTCCAACGGCGAGATCTTCCGCGACATCATGGCCGCCTACCGCGAGAACAAACCGCACCCCTGA
- the gyrA gene encoding DNA gyrase subunit A: protein MQTSYIEYAMSVIVGRALPDVRDGLKPVHRRILYAMYEDNLTSDKPFKKSATCVGDVLGRYHPHGDASVYDAMVRLAQDFSMRYMLVDGHGNFGSVDGDPPAAYRYTEARLSKIANEMLRDIDKDTVDWDPNFDETRREPRVLPCRFPNLLVNGSSGIAVGMATNIPPHNLTEVINACVCVLENPDATLSDLMQHVTGPDFPTRGIIVGRSGIRAAYATGRGRIVVRARTETETWGHDRIRIIVTELPYQVNKRQLIQNISEQVRDKKLDGISGLRDESDRNGMRIVIELKKDANTQVVLNRLFAQTQMQTTFAVNMLALVDNQSQPKILSLRHILDEYLTFQEEIIVRRTKFDLKKALERAHLLEGLLIAEENIDEVIRIIRESYDDAKENLMQRFSLSDVQAQAILDMRLKALQGLEREKLQNEYDELEKRIAYFRELLADPEKVKAVLRDELIAIRDKYGDERKTEIQDIEDDIDIEDLIEEEQCVFTLSHGGNIKRVPVDEYTAQKRGGKGVRAATLRDEDYVDTVFTASTHDYILFFTNRGRCYRKKGYLIPEAGRTARGVNIVNFIQVEKDEHVNAMLHVREMDDDSFLVFATRSGTVKRMPLSALRNIRTSGIRALTLDEGDELINVMRTDGSRNILLATHNGQAICFAETDVRPMGREAVGVRGIRLKDGDWVVGAEIAQPDADVLSITENGYGKRTPAADYIRGGEEPQHRGGSGMKNYNITDKTGPVAAVKVVQESDDVLVVSDDGVIIRMEAAGISELGRATQGVRIMRLSEGARVISVALTDRAESGDAAPAEEPEA, encoded by the coding sequence ATGCAGACCTCTTACATCGAGTACGCCATGTCCGTCATCGTCGGGCGTGCGCTGCCGGATGTGCGCGACGGTCTCAAGCCCGTGCACCGCCGCATCCTCTACGCCATGTATGAGGACAATCTGACCTCGGATAAGCCGTTCAAAAAATCCGCCACCTGCGTCGGCGACGTGCTCGGCCGGTATCATCCCCACGGTGATGCGTCCGTGTACGACGCGATGGTGCGTCTGGCGCAGGACTTTTCCATGCGCTACATGCTCGTCGACGGCCACGGCAACTTCGGCTCCGTGGACGGCGATCCCCCGGCCGCCTACCGATACACCGAGGCGCGCCTGTCGAAGATCGCCAACGAAATGCTGCGCGACATCGACAAGGACACCGTCGACTGGGACCCGAACTTTGACGAGACGCGCCGCGAGCCGCGCGTGCTCCCGTGCCGGTTCCCGAACCTGCTCGTTAACGGCAGCTCCGGCATCGCCGTCGGCATGGCGACGAATATCCCGCCGCACAACCTGACCGAGGTCATCAACGCCTGCGTCTGCGTGCTTGAAAACCCGGACGCCACGCTCTCGGACCTCATGCAGCACGTCACGGGCCCGGACTTTCCGACCCGGGGCATCATCGTCGGCCGCAGCGGCATCCGCGCGGCCTACGCCACCGGCCGCGGCCGCATCGTCGTGCGCGCCCGCACCGAGACCGAGACCTGGGGTCACGACCGCATCCGCATCATCGTGACGGAGCTGCCCTATCAGGTCAACAAGCGCCAGCTCATCCAGAACATTTCCGAGCAGGTGCGCGATAAAAAGCTCGACGGCATCTCCGGCCTGCGCGACGAGTCCGACCGCAACGGCATGCGCATCGTCATCGAGCTCAAAAAGGACGCCAACACCCAGGTCGTGCTCAACCGGCTCTTCGCCCAGACGCAGATGCAGACCACGTTCGCCGTGAACATGCTCGCGCTGGTCGATAACCAGTCGCAGCCGAAGATCCTGTCCCTGCGGCACATTCTCGACGAGTATCTCACCTTCCAGGAAGAGATCATCGTGCGCCGCACGAAGTTCGACCTCAAAAAAGCGCTTGAGCGCGCGCATCTGCTCGAGGGTCTGCTCATCGCCGAGGAGAACATCGACGAGGTCATCCGCATCATCCGCGAGAGCTATGACGACGCGAAGGAAAACCTTATGCAGCGCTTCAGCCTGTCCGATGTGCAGGCGCAGGCCATTCTCGATATGCGCCTCAAGGCCCTGCAGGGGCTCGAGCGCGAGAAGCTGCAAAACGAGTATGATGAGCTGGAAAAGCGTATCGCCTACTTCCGCGAGCTGCTGGCCGACCCCGAAAAGGTCAAGGCCGTGCTGCGCGACGAGCTCATTGCCATCCGCGACAAGTACGGCGACGAGCGCAAAACGGAGATCCAGGACATCGAGGACGACATTGATATCGAAGACCTCATCGAGGAGGAGCAGTGCGTATTCACGCTCTCGCACGGCGGCAACATCAAGCGCGTGCCCGTCGACGAGTACACCGCGCAAAAGCGCGGCGGCAAGGGCGTGCGCGCGGCGACGCTGCGCGACGAGGACTATGTGGACACCGTGTTCACCGCCTCGACGCATGACTACATCCTCTTCTTTACCAACCGCGGCCGGTGCTACCGCAAGAAGGGCTACCTCATCCCGGAGGCCGGGCGCACCGCGCGCGGCGTGAACATCGTCAACTTCATCCAGGTGGAGAAGGACGAGCATGTCAACGCCATGCTGCACGTGCGCGAGATGGACGACGATTCGTTCCTCGTCTTTGCCACGCGCAGCGGTACGGTCAAGCGCATGCCGCTCTCGGCCCTGCGCAACATCCGCACGAGCGGCATCCGCGCACTCACGCTCGACGAGGGCGACGAGCTCATCAACGTCATGCGCACCGACGGCAGCCGGAACATCCTCCTGGCGACCCACAACGGTCAGGCCATCTGCTTTGCCGAGACGGACGTGCGCCCCATGGGCCGCGAGGCCGTCGGCGTGCGCGGTATCCGCCTCAAGGACGGCGACTGGGTCGTCGGCGCTGAGATCGCGCAGCCGGACGCGGACGTGCTGTCCATCACCGAAAACGGTTACGGCAAGCGCACCCCGGCCGCCGACTATATCCGCGGCGGCGAGGAACCGCAGCACCGCGGCGGCTCCGGCATGAAAAACTACAACATCACCGACAAGACCGGCCCGGTCGCGGCCGTCAAGGTCGTGCAGGAGAGCGACGACGTGCTCGTCGTCTCGGACGACGGCGTCATCATCCGCATGGAGGCTGCCGGCATCTCCGAGCTTGGCCGCGCGACGCAGGGCGTGCGCATCATGCGCCTGTCCGAGGGCGCGCGCGTCATCTCTGTCGCGCTCACCGACCGCGCCGAGAGCGGCGACGCTGCCCCCGCCGAGGAGCCCGAGGCATGA
- a CDS encoding SDR family oxidoreductase, protein MSSTTEARVAVITGGSSGIGLHAARALRGRGLNVYELSRRAENAEPGVTHLQADVTDEAQVNAAVAEILRREGRIDILINNAGFGISGAIEFTPAQEARRQFDVNFFGMVNMNHAVLPIMRQQGGGRIVNMSSVAAPIAIPFQAYYSASKAAVRTYSLALASEVRPFGIEVCVIMPGDIATGFTAARRKSCDGDDVYHGRIARSVAVMEHDEQTGMSAEYAGQFVARRATQKRAKLICTMGHKYALFVFLMRILPTGLATRIVGKIYAS, encoded by the coding sequence ATGTCATCCACCACCGAAGCGCGCGTGGCCGTCATCACCGGCGGCAGTTCGGGCATCGGCCTGCACGCCGCGCGTGCCCTGCGCGGCCGCGGTCTCAACGTGTATGAGCTCAGCCGCCGCGCCGAAAACGCGGAGCCGGGCGTAACGCACCTGCAGGCAGACGTGACGGACGAAGCGCAGGTGAACGCCGCCGTGGCGGAGATTCTGCGCCGCGAGGGGCGCATCGACATTCTCATCAACAATGCGGGCTTCGGCATCTCCGGCGCGATCGAGTTCACGCCGGCGCAGGAGGCCCGGCGGCAGTTTGATGTGAACTTTTTCGGCATGGTGAACATGAACCATGCAGTCCTGCCCATCATGCGGCAGCAGGGCGGCGGCCGCATCGTGAACATGAGCTCCGTTGCCGCGCCGATCGCCATTCCGTTTCAGGCGTACTACTCGGCCTCCAAGGCCGCCGTGCGCACGTATTCGCTCGCGCTCGCAAGCGAGGTGCGTCCCTTCGGCATCGAGGTCTGCGTCATCATGCCGGGTGACATTGCCACCGGCTTCACCGCCGCGCGGCGCAAGAGCTGCGACGGCGACGATGTCTATCACGGCCGCATCGCGCGCTCCGTCGCCGTGATGGAGCACGACGAGCAGACCGGTATGAGCGCCGAATACGCCGGGCAGTTCGTGGCCCGGCGCGCCACGCAAAAGCGCGCGAAGCTCATCTGCACGATGGGACACAAGTACGCCCTGTTCGTGTTTCTCATGCGCATCCTGCCGACCGGGCTTGCGACCCGGATCGTCGGCAAGATCTACGCATCCTGA
- the gyrB gene encoding DNA topoisomerase (ATP-hydrolyzing) subunit B has protein sequence MPDITDKITQEYDASQIQVLEGLEAVRKRPGMYIGSTSSSGLHHLVYEIVDNSIDEALAGYCSHIELTIEPGDIICVSDNGRGIPVDIQPQTGKSALEVVFTVLHAGGKFGGGGYKVSGGLHGVGASVVNALSEWLEVNVHKNGKIYQMKFSRGDITQPMTVVGETDHTGTTVRFKPDPIMFEDTVYDYETLHVRMREQAFLNAGLRITITDRRGEEPVSESMCYEGGIREFVDFINKNKTALHPEAIYMSGERSDSMCEIALQYNDGYNEVIVSFANNIHTPEGGMHETGFKAALTRALNAYGKKSGILKEGDSISGEDSREGLTAVISVKLTNPQFEGQTKAKLGNSEMRTLVDSVVFDRLSQFLEENPAVGRMIIEKALTASRAREAARRARENIRRKNGLEGFNMPDKLRDCNDRDPSLTELYIVEGDSAGGSATQGRDSRFQAILPLWGKMLNVEKARADKVYGNDKLTPVITALGAGLGDEFDINKLRYHKVIIMADADVDGSHIRTLLLTFFFRFMRPLIDGGYVYSAIPPLYKLNRGKTTRVAFSDEERDKISAEMRGDNPNAKIDINRFKGLGEMDPHELWETTMNPETRTLKQITLEDAVHADEVFTVLMGEKVEPRKAFIEQNAKYAVNIDI, from the coding sequence ATGCCAGATATTACAGATAAGATCACACAGGAGTACGACGCCAGCCAAATCCAGGTCCTCGAGGGTCTGGAGGCCGTGCGCAAACGCCCGGGCATGTACATCGGCTCGACGTCGTCGTCCGGCCTGCACCACCTGGTGTATGAGATCGTCGACAACTCCATCGACGAGGCCCTCGCTGGCTACTGCAGCCACATCGAGCTCACCATCGAGCCCGGCGACATCATATGCGTCAGCGATAACGGCCGCGGCATCCCCGTGGACATCCAGCCGCAGACCGGCAAATCCGCGCTCGAAGTGGTGTTCACCGTGCTGCACGCGGGCGGCAAGTTCGGCGGCGGGGGCTATAAGGTCTCCGGCGGCCTGCACGGCGTCGGCGCCTCGGTCGTCAATGCACTGTCCGAGTGGCTGGAAGTGAACGTGCACAAAAATGGGAAGATCTATCAGATGAAGTTCTCCCGCGGCGATATCACGCAGCCCATGACCGTTGTCGGCGAGACGGATCACACCGGCACGACCGTGCGCTTCAAGCCCGATCCCATCATGTTCGAGGACACGGTCTACGACTATGAGACGCTGCACGTGCGCATGCGCGAGCAGGCGTTTCTGAACGCCGGACTGCGCATCACCATCACCGACCGGCGCGGCGAAGAGCCCGTGAGCGAGTCGATGTGCTACGAGGGCGGCATCCGCGAGTTCGTGGATTTCATCAACAAAAACAAGACGGCCCTGCACCCCGAGGCCATCTATATGTCCGGCGAGCGCAGCGACTCCATGTGCGAGATCGCGCTGCAGTATAACGACGGCTATAACGAGGTCATCGTGTCGTTCGCCAACAACATCCACACGCCGGAGGGCGGCATGCACGAGACCGGCTTCAAGGCTGCGCTCACCCGCGCGCTCAATGCCTACGGCAAAAAGTCCGGCATCCTCAAGGAGGGCGACAGCATCTCCGGCGAGGACAGCCGCGAGGGCCTCACGGCTGTCATCTCCGTCAAGCTCACGAACCCCCAGTTCGAGGGGCAGACGAAGGCCAAGCTCGGCAACTCTGAGATGCGCACGCTCGTCGATTCCGTTGTGTTCGATCGCCTGTCGCAGTTTCTGGAGGAGAACCCCGCCGTCGGCCGCATGATCATCGAAAAAGCGCTCACGGCCTCGCGCGCCCGCGAAGCCGCGCGCCGCGCGCGCGAAAACATCCGCCGCAAAAACGGGCTCGAGGGCTTCAACATGCCCGACAAGCTGCGCGACTGCAACGACCGCGACCCGTCGCTCACCGAACTCTACATCGTCGAGGGCGACAGCGCAGGCGGCTCGGCCACGCAGGGGCGCGACTCGCGCTTCCAGGCCATTCTGCCGCTCTGGGGCAAGATGCTCAACGTCGAAAAGGCCCGCGCCGACAAGGTATACGGCAACGACAAGCTCACGCCCGTCATCACGGCGCTCGGCGCCGGACTGGGCGATGAGTTTGACATCAATAAGCTCCGCTATCACAAGGTCATCATCATGGCCGATGCCGATGTCGATGGCAGCCACATCCGCACGCTGCTGCTGACGTTCTTCTTCCGCTTCATGCGTCCGCTCATCGACGGCGGCTATGTCTACTCCGCCATCCCGCCGCTGTATAAGCTCAACCGCGGTAAGACCACGCGCGTGGCCTTCTCCGACGAGGAGCGCGATAAAATTTCCGCCGAGATGCGCGGCGACAACCCGAACGCGAAGATCGACATCAACCGCTTCAAGGGCCTCGGCGAGATGGACCCGCACGAGCTCTGGGAGACGACCATGAACCCCGAGACCCGCACGCTCAAGCAGATCACGCTCGAGGACGCCGTGCACGCCGACGAGGTGTTCACCGTGCTCATGGGCGAAAAGGTCGAGCCGCGCAAGGCGTTCATCGAGCAAAACGCCAAGTACGCGGTCAATATTGATATTTAA
- a CDS encoding sigma-70 family RNA polymerase sigma factor has translation MRGFFGRGVYNGVETQPGGGEDVQEQEMIAQLLQQDERGMEALLLHYGPLMRYIIAPILPDPQDREECLSEVSMRVWSRIAQFDPARGSWNAWLTAVTRSTALNYQRSAARHGGTQTLPEGAPSPEASPEEALIQAERRAALHDALARFGQNDRALFYRKYYYLQSTAQIASELGMTARAVEGRLYRLKKQLRRMLGGEGHV, from the coding sequence ATGCGTGGGTTTTTCGGTCGCGGCGTGTATAATGGAGTAGAAACACAGCCGGGAGGAGGCGAGGACGTGCAGGAGCAGGAGATGATCGCACAGCTGCTGCAGCAGGATGAGCGCGGCATGGAGGCCCTGCTGCTGCACTACGGGCCGCTGATGCGCTACATCATTGCGCCGATCCTGCCGGACCCGCAGGATCGGGAGGAGTGCCTGTCGGAGGTGTCCATGCGCGTCTGGAGCCGCATCGCGCAGTTCGACCCGGCGCGCGGGAGCTGGAATGCGTGGCTGACGGCGGTCACGCGCAGCACAGCGCTGAACTATCAGCGCAGCGCCGCCCGGCACGGCGGCACGCAGACTCTGCCGGAGGGCGCACCGTCGCCGGAGGCATCCCCGGAGGAGGCGCTGATACAAGCCGAGCGCCGCGCCGCGCTGCACGATGCGCTCGCACGGTTCGGTCAGAACGACCGGGCGCTGTTTTACCGAAAGTATTATTACTTACAGTCCACCGCACAGATCGCGTCCGAGCTGGGCATGACGGCCCGGGCCGTCGAGGGCAGGCTCTATCGCCTGAAAAAGCAGCTGCGCAGAATGTTGGGAGGTGAGGGCCATGTGTGA
- a CDS encoding M20 family metallopeptidase — MHLSKQIESMYDDAVRIRQDLHRIPEIGFQLRDTQAYVLRELKQCGPDRIETPAVCGVKAVFFAKDAETTIAFRADMDGIHNDEANDVPYCSQHPGNMHGCGHDGHMTILLLFARWIAKNRAHIHCNIVLLFQPGEEGWAGARRMIDDGALENPKVDRIYGLHLWPTVPKGKIGVRWDYLMAQTSDFEITVHGKSAHASTPQMGIDAIVVAAELITMVQTVITRDVDPHQDALLTLGKIQGGTSHNVIAEEVTISGTLRVFSNDLYRTLSHKIAALMQGLETATGAQIDMDRKVRYPSVRNPRELVEQFYTVLDSMDDAVLVEPVMAAEDFAEYQQEIPGLFFFLGVQEPTGTAPLHSSHFNFDERVLLTGVETFKRILECESKCTKKK; from the coding sequence ATGCATCTGAGTAAACAAATCGAATCCATGTATGACGACGCGGTGCGCATCCGCCAGGACCTGCACCGCATTCCCGAGATCGGCTTTCAGCTGCGCGATACGCAGGCCTATGTCCTGCGCGAGCTGAAGCAGTGCGGCCCGGACCGCATCGAGACGCCGGCCGTCTGCGGTGTGAAGGCTGTGTTTTTCGCTAAGGACGCCGAGACGACCATCGCCTTCCGCGCCGATATGGACGGCATCCACAATGACGAGGCCAATGACGTGCCCTACTGCTCGCAGCACCCCGGCAACATGCACGGCTGCGGCCACGACGGGCATATGACGATCCTTTTGCTCTTTGCGCGCTGGATCGCCAAAAATCGCGCGCACATTCATTGTAATATTGTCCTGCTGTTCCAGCCCGGCGAAGAGGGCTGGGCCGGCGCGCGGCGCATGATCGACGACGGCGCGCTCGAAAACCCGAAGGTCGACCGCATCTACGGCCTGCACCTGTGGCCGACCGTGCCGAAGGGCAAGATCGGCGTGCGCTGGGACTATCTCATGGCGCAGACGAGCGATTTCGAGATCACCGTCCACGGCAAGAGCGCCCACGCCTCCACGCCGCAGATGGGCATCGACGCCATCGTCGTTGCGGCGGAGCTCATCACGATGGTGCAGACCGTCATCACGCGCGACGTCGATCCGCACCAGGACGCGCTGCTCACGCTCGGCAAGATCCAGGGCGGCACATCGCACAACGTTATCGCCGAGGAGGTCACGATCAGCGGCACGCTGCGCGTGTTCAGCAACGACCTCTACCGCACCCTCAGCCACAAGATCGCCGCGCTCATGCAGGGGCTCGAGACGGCCACCGGCGCGCAGATCGACATGGACCGCAAGGTCCGTTACCCCAGCGTGCGCAACCCGCGCGAGCTGGTGGAGCAGTTTTACACCGTGCTCGACTCCATGGACGACGCGGTCCTGGTCGAGCCCGTCATGGCGGCGGAGGATTTCGCCGAATACCAGCAGGAGATCCCGGGCCTGTTTTTCTTCCTCGGCGTGCAGGAGCCGACCGGTACCGCCCCGCTGCACAGCAGTCATTTCAATTTCGACGAGCGCGTTTTGCTGACCGGCGTCGAGACGTTCAAACGGATACTGGAGTGTGAGTCAAAATGTACGAAGAAAAAATAA
- the rnhA gene encoding ribonuclease HI: protein MKQVTIYTDGACSGNPGPGGWGAILKYGAHEKELSGGEPSTTNNRMELLGAITALQSLHEPCQVSLYTDSQYLANAINLGWLRGWKQKGWRRKDGELKNVDLWQTLDGLLQTHKVQFFWVKGHADNVYNNRCDALAVAEREKFA, encoded by the coding sequence ATGAAGCAGGTCACGATCTATACCGACGGGGCCTGCTCCGGCAACCCCGGCCCCGGCGGCTGGGGCGCCATCCTGAAATACGGCGCGCATGAAAAGGAGCTCTCCGGCGGCGAGCCGTCCACGACGAACAACCGCATGGAGCTGCTCGGCGCGATCACGGCGCTGCAGAGCCTGCACGAGCCGTGTCAGGTGTCGCTGTATACGGACAGCCAGTATCTCGCCAACGCCATTAACCTCGGCTGGCTGCGCGGCTGGAAGCAGAAGGGCTGGCGCCGCAAGGACGGCGAGCTGAAAAACGTCGACCTCTGGCAGACGCTCGACGGGCTGCTCCAGACGCACAAGGTGCAGTTTTTCTGGGTCAAGGGTCACGCCGACAATGTGTACAACAACCGCTGCGACGCGCTGGCCGTCGCGGAAAGGGAGAAGTTTGCATGA
- a CDS encoding DUF370 domain-containing protein — MYLHLGNQVIALQKSVIGVFDMDTATWSYRTRETLEKLEQAGQVENAAGTELPKSFVLCSLGSGQTCYLSQLNTATLYKRSKASGLENL; from the coding sequence ATGTATCTGCACCTCGGCAATCAGGTCATTGCGCTGCAAAAGAGCGTCATCGGCGTCTTTGACATGGACACCGCCACGTGGTCGTACCGCACGCGCGAGACACTCGAAAAACTCGAACAGGCCGGTCAGGTGGAAAACGCCGCCGGGACCGAGCTGCCGAAGTCGTTCGTGCTCTGCTCGCTCGGCAGCGGCCAGACATGTTATCTCTCCCAGCTCAACACCGCAACATTATATAAACGCAGCAAGGCCAGCGGACTGGAAAATCTCTGA